The Emys orbicularis isolate rEmyOrb1 chromosome 4, rEmyOrb1.hap1, whole genome shotgun sequence genomic sequence ttgtttgtgctctttgttttgggggagttcgctcttgggactaagagggaccagacatcaatccaggctctccaaatctttctgaacaagtctcccatatttcaaacttgtaagtaaacagccaggcaaggcgtgttagttttatctttgttttctcaacttgtaaatgtgtcttttactagggtgtttacctttgtttgctgtaactttgaacctaaggctagagggaggtcctctgggctctttaagtttgattaccctgtaaagttatttcccatcctgattttacagagatgatttttacctttttctttaattaaaagccttctttttaagaacctggttgatttttccttgtttttagctccaagggggttggatcttgatccaccaggagttggcgggagaaaggaggggggatggttaatttctccttgttttaagatccaaggggtttggatctgtattcaccagggaattggtgaaaagtctctcaaggctacccagggaagggaattagcacattgggagtggtggcagcggaccagatctaagctggtagttaagctcagaagttttcatgcaggcccccacatttgtaccctaaagttcagagtgggaaagcaGCCTTGACAATGACCCATTTTCAATTAAAGTAAATTTTGGAATGTTTGTTATTACTTTAAAGTCAAACTTACTTCAATAAGGCAGATCTAGGTCTCCTGCTATTTTgttgttaatttttgtttatataatataaatataattcaCAACATTAAAAAACCTATATTCTTATAACCATTAAAGATACTATATCCACACAGAGTAAACTATCCTGCATGCAGCTTCCATTTAACTCTAACCCTTTATCATTATAACCACATGGATATAATATCCATTATTTATTGTAATGTCTTACAGTACTGATCATGTTCTTTGGGATCTGGACTTTTTCTTCTGCTCTCATGTCTGTTCAGTTGTCTTAATGATGCATCTTTTTGAGCTATTTTGGCTCTCTTTAATCTCACTGACTCTTGGCGACCTGGGGGACCGATGCCCTTGATCCCCTTCAGATTGTTCTTGAGCTGATTTGCCTGTACCCATGTCCATAAGTACTAGTTTCCTTTCTTTTGGATCTGAGACAGACATCTGCTCTTCCATCTAAAGGCTAATCTAAATGGGAAACTCCTCTTATATCTTATATTGTTCTCTCTAAGAATTGTGGTCACCTTGTATATTCTCTTCACTTTCTAAAGGTTGCAGATGCCAGATCTTGGAACATTTGTATGAGCTGACTAAGAATCATCAATGGTTCAGCTCTCTTCCTCATAGCCCTCAGTATTTTATCCTTGTCTTGATAATAGTGTAGATGGACAATCCCATCTCTGGTCTGGAGTCTGCTTGGGGCCTGGGGAAAAAAGATCTGTGAGCCCTCTCAGTACGAATGCATCTTTATTACCCAGTTTTAATGGTATGAAAAATATTGACCAATGTGTCCAGCAGATTTCACCCTTCAGTCTCCTCTGGAAAACCTTTAATCCTTAAATTATTCCTGCATTCTCTAATTTCCATGTCTTGCAGCTTCAATTCTAtttcttgttctctttttttcAATTATTTGGATTCTTCAATCTAGATTAGTAATTCTGTTGGATTGTTCATTTAATCCTATTTCCACATCTGTTCGTTtatcattaatttaatttttatatctTTAATGTAAGCCTGCATTACTCTTCCCTCATTTCCTtattcatagggtgaccagatagcaactgtgaaaaaacgggacagggggtggggggtaataggtgcctatataagaaaaagtccccaaaaatgggactgttcctttaaaaatggggcatctggtcaccctacttattcACTTCTTTGATTTCTAACAGCGGGTTTTTCACATCAGCCTTAGTGACTGGTGCTTCTCCACCTGCCTCCATAGTTTGTTTGCTGAAGGGCCGTTACTACTTTTTGTGGCCGTGTCTTTGTTTTAGGGGGGTCAGATGTTTGTACAAGAGGAGATCTTTCCTTCCCAGACACCTAGATCTTCTTCTTGTCTTTCCTTCCTGCTTGTTACACCTCTCTCAAGATGGCTGCCACCACACTTCCCCTTTGTTTGTCTGACCTTTCCAAAATGGCCATTGATGACCCACTTCCTCCCCCAGACACAATAGTacaattttaattattatttttattgcactcACCCTCTGTCTCTTTACAGGATAACGAGGGTCCAGTTCAACATCTCCCCGTTTGCACAGTAATTATCAATATATTCTGCAGGCTGAGGGCTCTGGATTCTGTTGTTGGATATTCTAACTCAGAGTCTGCTCTCTGGGATTGGGAGCTGTCCAACTTTcttcagccttctttttaaaactgGCTCCAAGAGGCGTTATTCATATTTAGGGCACAGATCTGTGGATTCAGGTTGGCTTAGTTCTTTTTATCTtcttaatttgttttcatttcttccCCATTTATTGTGGAGAGCTAGATTAAACCACTATCTTGTTTGCTGTTTGAGCCATGCCCCCGTGCTCACCGAGATTttaaagagctgactgaggaactCACTgggccattaatgttgattttcagtaagtcttggaacagctgggaagttccagaaggctggaagaaAGCTAGTattatgccaatatttaaaaagggtaaatgggatgatccaggtaattataggcctgtcagccggacattgatcccaggcacgttactggagtggctgatatgggacttgattaataaagatttATGGAAGGGTAATACAGTTAATGACAATCAGTATGGTTCTATGAAAAACATGTCCTGCCAAACTAATTTGATAGCTCTTTATGATGAGATTACAGATTTGACTAATAAAGGAACACTACTGATGTAATATACATAGACTTCTACAAGGCATTTCACTTGCTActgcaagacattttgattaaaaaactagaatgatacaaaattaacatgccacacattaaatggattaaaaactagctaactgataggtcttaaaatgtaactgtaaatggggagtcaTCATTGaggtgtatttctagtggggtctgATAGGGAGCAgttcttggccttatgctatttaacatttttatcaatgacctggaagaaaacattgctaaacccagggttgtgagttcaatcctcgaaggggccacttagggatctggggcaaaattggtcctgctagtgaaggcagggggctggactcgatgacctttcagggtcccttccagctctatgagataggtacatctccataatttaatttaatataaaaaaattctgataaagtttgcagatgacacaaaaattgggggaactggtaaataatgaagaggacaggtcattgatacaCAGTGGATCGCCTGGTAAGATGGTTGCAAGCAAACAAATAcatgttttaatatggccaaatgtaaatgtatacatctaggaacaaagaatgtaggtcatacttatAGAAAGGGAGACTTTGTTCttggaagcaatgactctgaaaaagattggggGATTGTGgttgataatcagctgaacatgatctgccagtgcaatgctgtggttaaaagagctaatgcgatccttggatgcataacgAGAGGAATCTCAAGCAGGGAtgtagaggttattttacctctgtatgagGCTCTTGTGTGACCACTTCTATAattttgtgtccagttctggtgtccacaattgaagaaagatattgataaattggagagggttcagagaagatccatgagaatgattaaaggattagaaaacctgctttatagtgatagactaaaggagctcaatcattttagtttaacaaagagaagtttaaagggtgacttgattacagcatataagtacctacatggggtataaatattttataatgggctcttcaatcgagcagagaaaggtgtaataggatccaatggctggacactgaagctagacaaattcagactggaaatgaggcataTATGttaagtgagagtaattaaccattggaacaatttagcaagggtcatggtggattctccattcactgtcaattttaaaatcaagattggatgtttttctaaaagatatgctctaggggaagttctatggcctgtgttctagaTGAGGTCACTCTGGATGACAATGGTgtgttctggccttggaatccatgaatctataGCCCCGAGAAGAGTGCTGCAAGGGATGTCTTCTCTATCCCTGGAGAAGGATGCTCCTGCATACCTTGATACCAGCACCTTATAACAAAGGCACTGGCACATCAGAGAAGAGACAAGGGTTCTAGTATCCTCATAGCCTCATACTGGCCAGGACAGGTATGGCTCTCAGCTGTGGCGCAGATGATCAAAGATGATCCCATCAGGCTGAGAGTCTAGTCTTGAATCATCATGTAAAATGAAGACATCTTGCTCCATCCTACGCCGGAGCCCTCTCCCTGATAGCTTGGTTCCTGACAGTGTACAGAGccatagggtacgtctatacttacttcctggtccggatgtaagcgatcgatcttctgggatcgatttatcgcgtcttgtctagacgcgataaatcaatcccggatcgatcccggacgtgcttgccgtcgacgccgctactccagctcagcgagaggagtacgcggcatcgacgggggagcctgcctgcagcgtctggacccgcggtaaatttggactaaggtacttcgaattcagctacgttattaacgtagctgaatttgcgtaccttagtccgaagtggggggttagtgtggaccaggccatagACAAGAGCACACGGCTCATGTCTTCCTGGAATCATATCTGCCAGCTACAAGAAGTACCAATAATGTCCAGTGAAAAGTGTTTCTGGTGGGATGCAGACATGTCCATGGGACCCCTGTATTTGCGCCACAGAAAAACAGCTTGACTGACTCCTTCATCTGAGTATTCACTAAAGACTAACTCCATCCAGGGGCATTTGTCAGCCATTCCAGCCTATCAGGAACCAGACAAAGTGTCTCTGCAGCCCTTATCCTCTGGTTCATATGGGGATTGACACTTCTGAACCCCCATTAAACAGCCCCTGTGTCATAAGCTCCTTTTGAAGCATTCGTTGTAACATGAGCTTAATTTTCTTACATGGAAGATCATTTTCCTACTGAGCATGACTGTAACTCAGCTAGCAAGTGAGCCTCAGACTCTAGTGACTGATCCACCTTACCAGACATTACAAAGATAAGGTCATAGTATAGACTCCTCTGAGATTCCTTCCCAGGAGCATCTTGAACTTTCACCTAAATGTGCCCATCATCCTGGCTACATGTTTCTCACAGCTCTTGTCTCACATACCTCACGCTGGGGGACACATACCCTCTGCAGCATGCATCTCATGTTGGGGGACAAGTTAGGGATTCGGATAATGTGGACTAGAGCAGAGACCTTGGGCTTGCAGGGATCGGTTGTCACCAGCCCAGCAGCAgcgcagggagccctctgcagccctgctgccaTGAGAGTGAGCGAGCAGGGCCATGCCaatggagctgcagagggctccctgcactgccacTGGGCTGGTGACACCTGTGGGTGCAAGGTGTGGAGGGGAGGCTGCAGTcccagcagggcagagcagatgTCATGAACTCAACTGCCTCCAGGCTTGGTTGCCTAGCAACCCATGAGTTCAGCTGGGACCAATAAACCCTCACTAAGTGACTGTGCTCCCTGACTGATCATTGAAGCTCTGTAGCAAGAACAGCACTGTGGCTGCTTAATGCGTTCCACGCCTGCATTGGCACCAGACCTGCCTCCTGTCCAGCCTTTGCCTGCTCCACTCCAGCCTAGTTCCTACCTGCCTCTGAACTCCTGAGTCCTAACTCTGACACtggcttgtctcctgaccacAACCCGAGCTCTGCCCTTTGTTTCTGTTCTGACCCCTGTGTCTGACCACtggcttgtctcctgaccacAACTCCGGTTCTGCCCTCTGATTCTGCTCCGACCACTAGGTTGCACCACCTACATCTTGGTGTGTGTCAGCAGAGAACCCGGACCAGGACTCTGCTCTGCCGCACCAGAACCGTAGCCTTCCCTGCaggtgcaagtgtaacccacgcacctcctgggtgtgctgttctgttccatcttgtgGCACGAAGACCACTTAGGGCTggcctacactggggggggatcgatccaagatatgcaacttcagctacgcaaatagcgtagctgaagtcgaagtatcttggatcgaattacctggggtccacacggcgcgggatcaacggccgcggctcccccgttgactgtgctaccgccgctcactctggtggagttccggagtcgatggtgagcgcgtttggggatcgatatatcgcgtcttaacaagacgcgatatatcgatcctggataaatcgattgctacccaccgatatggcaggtagtgaagacgtacccttagagagagagataaaatgagtctgctctacagctttagctaacagccagtttgcttttagctcatgctgtagaggctcatgcactaagctccagaggtccccggttcgatcctgcACGCCagcgaccggggtctgtcggcgttacacaaGTGCAAGAAGGCTGTGGtactggcagggcagagcagtcccggctggggctctctgcTCTACCCCCTGAGGACCACACCAGTCGCTGCACCTTGCTCCTGCAGGGATCGTGTATcctgcagcagtgcagggagctcaCTACAGCCCCACTGTCATGGGAGTGAATGAGAGGGGACATGCTCCTGGCTATCCAAACTCCCAATTATCCATATAAAATCTGTGTCCCCCAAGCTATTTGGGCAATAGGGAGTATACTGTAAATGGAAATTTAAATTCCTGAGCACCTAAACAATTCTATATAGTCACTACAGCAGACAGGGTCAGGAGAGCTACCGTGCTGTAGAACTTCTGGGATAACAGCAATAATAGGaggatattaaaaagaaaaaaatagcttCTTACTTTAGTTTCTTTAATTTACAGTTTGGATCCTTCAATGCTTGACAGAGCAGGTAAATAGGCGAACATGTCGGCTCATCCTGATGCCGTTCCCTAAATAAGAGAGAATAGAAATGTTCTATGTTGATCTCTGTAAACAGATTTTAATTCTCTTTCCTGAACATGCTAATATCCTCTTGGATGGCGTAATCATACACTGCATATGAGTTACTCCATGAGTCTGTGAGTGGGATTCACAAGGGAGCCATCccatggtcacacacacacacacacacacacacaaaacatgacACTGCACATCAGAGGTGAAAGTGGACAGTACAGGCCAGTACGGTGTACCGGAAAGAAGTGGCTGCCGGTACTGGCCTGTACACAGCTGACGTTAAAGTGCCCCTTTtgtccccatctccccccccccccgcctgagcCGCCAACAGTGgggagcaaaaggggcagctgccactgctttaaatcaccgctggagccccaggtGGTGCAGGCCGGGcagcgtggaagggctggctgggagaggctgacccccccagccccgaccTTTTTGcccaatgccctgccccttccaggggcccggAGTCAGGTCCCCGTACCAGTAAGTCTTTTACATTGCTTTCACCCCtgctgcacacacttctccctctggggagaggatgagagaacaaacactaCTGGCAATCCCTCAGATGATAGTGATGAGCATGCTATAAGAACTGATATAAAACAAAAGGGCTTGAAATGGATTCGAGCATTGcactgttttttgggggggctggtaAAAGTCAACCAGCTTGAAGACATGAATCCAGAACCAGCAGACCCtctctgcattccttgttcccagCCACCCATAATCACCTCACTCTTGCCCTCACCTATTTTGCGCAAAGTGCAGCATGTACTGATAATatgggacagatttttttttccggTCATCAGCTAACACATGTTCAGTGAATTGGCCCTCTCCTGATTCTGGCACTCtttcccagtgtcccatctctgtgGCAGGGGACAAGATTATGCAGATGCGAATCCCCTTACTGAGACAGAGGTTGACAAGGGAGGGAGTGGGACCTTCCTGGAGTGTTTGGCCTGGGTCAGGAGGAGCACCCCTGTGGGGTGAGAGGCCTACAGGGGTGGAGGAGAAGATTGTTGACCCTCCACATGAGGTGAAAAGGGTAGGTGTGTGGGGATGTTtttgtcctccccctcccctgcacttaTTAGTAACTTGTGTAacttagattttaaaaatcccttttgTGCCTTGCCCTGGATGTCATTATTCGGGCACCCAGCTTCAGCAGTTGTGTCTTTTCAGTGAACACCTTAATGTGGTTGAGAGGGTGActctctgcagccccagagcagcgCCATCTTCCCAGCCTCCTTGGAAACAGGAGGCAGCAGTGCTCACAGGTGTCAGCCCAGCTGAGGGAACAGAAAGTCACATACACAAGATCCTTTCAGTTTTACTGTTAAAATCACCAGCTGCTTTGGTACTTAATGCCTCATTGACATGTCACCCGACTGCCCAGTTTCTCCCATTGATCTGAAGTTCATCTGTAAGACCTTTGTCATTCATACTGCTGCcatctttcctttttaaattaccTTCTCCCTCCACAATGTATGTTTCTCTACTTAAGAAATTATGTAGGTGTTTTTCCTATCTCAGACACTACTTACAAACGTGGCTGCTTGGGTGGCCGTAGGGAATCTTCATTCGGGTCTTCAAATCCGAATGTGCACAGATTTAGATAGAGCGTCTCCAGCTTACAACAGTTTTTTAGACAGAATGAAAGAGCCACTTGATCCATTTTGGTAAAATTATATTCAGCTAAATATAGCTCAGTGAAGCGATTGAGTGCACTTTGCACAAAACTCtcttcttgaatttcatacaaACAGTGAAACTCCTCAAGCTGGTAAATCATCTCAGCATTACGTTTAAAGGATGACAACTCCTCATCAGGCTCCAAAAAAAGCTCCTCAGACTCCAGGGACAAGGACGATATTTTTGGCTTTGTTTTAACCCACTGCAGTAAATCTGGTTTAATTTTGGGTGAAATTTTGCAGCTAAGTTTTTTCTCCATCTCCTCCATTCTCTCTTCATTTAAGAGACCAAACAGGAATCGCACTGTTAACATTAAGTAATTTCTAGATTTTCCATAATTTTCTAACAATTTTTTCACATTGTTCATAGCAGTTTCTGAATCTTCCACGGTTGTTGTTTCTTCTTTCTCCAACACATAAAACAAAGCTGCAAAAAACTCTTGAAAACTCAAGTGAATGAAGCTGTAGACACACTCACAGTCAATATCTTTTTGAAACATGTTCTCATTCAGAAAGAGAGAGTCAGATATATCTAAGCCGTGCTTCTTGATTTCTTCTTCCCCAAAGAGTATTTTCTGCCTCCAGATTCCATCTGCAGCCAAGGAGCAAAGTCCCTTCAAGTTAGCTGGTGTGTGCTTCTTTGAATTGCTGCTGTGACCCTTTAATAAACTGAAAAGATAGAGCATATAGACACCAGTGATTGTTTTGGATGTTTGTGCAAGATCTTCACCTGCTTCCATCTGCTGTTTCAGAACCGTGCAGATGATCCAACACGCAATGGGGACAAAGCACATGGTGAACAGCATTTCATTGTCTTTTACAAAATTAAAGGCTTTTCTTGCTTGTTCTTCATTCCCAAAGAACTTGTGGAAATATTCCTCCCTCTCAGCTGCAGAAAACCCCAAAATCTCTGCATAACGTGCACATTCCAAACACTGTCTGAGTTTCTCCAGAGCAGTTGGTCTCGTAGTGATTATTACATAGGATTCAAGCAGAACAGTTTTCCGAACTAAACTGCTCAATGTAATTTCCATTGGCTGCTTGTCACAGGGATCAGAGCACAGATTGTCTTCTGGCTGATCCAAGGAAAATCTCAATTCATCAAAACCATCAATTATAAACAGGAGTTTATCTGGATTTATCAAAATCTCTTCAACTGGTGCATTTTTATTAGGACAATTCTTTAAAATCAAATCAGCAATTCTTCCTTCCTCACTGCCAAAGTTCACTTCCCTACAATTTATGTAGAAAGCATAATCAAACTTTTCCTTATagagctctccagctgcccagtcaAACATAATCTTTCTTGCTGTCATTGTTTTTCcaatccctgcagctcccagcagcacaaCAATTTGTGGTGTTTGTCCATCTtcataacatttaaataaattatgcAGGGTGATAGAACTAGCTCGCTTAGTCATTATTTCTTCATGTCTCCATCCCAAGGTCATTATTTCATGTTCTCTTTCCTTTTTGTGACAATGTTTCTTTACAATAATCAGCTTTGTGTATCTGCTGTTTAGAGTCACGCTCTCACCAAGCCGAGAGTTCAAGTCTTTTATTACTCTGTACTTGTTTTGTATGTGTTCTCTATATTTCACCCTGTAATCTAAGGGATTGACGTGAAGCATTAGAAATATGGAATCAGAAATTCAGAAAAAAGACTTATCACTAATGTTACAGTTAAGCTATTTAAACAATAATAATGCTACATTAAGTTTATAGTGCAACTTCCAGCATAAACTATCCCCAAATCAATTAACTATGGGCCTGATTATAAGTTGTCCCATTGAAATTAGTCATGTGAGTAAAAGCTATAGGACCTTCCATGCACATGCAATAGAATTCTATTTATCTGAATGGCCTGCAGGACATCTGAAATGTTCGGATAACTGGGCGGTTGGCTAACTGGGTGTTCAGATAACCGGAAGTGTGGGGTACCTGACTGCCTCCCCCGACTACACAGTCTGATGTGATAAGACTACACAGTCTGAGGTGTTATTTCTTATTTCTAGTGGTAAACTAAACATCTGGCTGCTCTGATCCAATGTCTGTAATCAACACAATTTTCT encodes the following:
- the LOC135877392 gene encoding NACHT, LRR and PYD domains-containing protein 3-like, giving the protein MENRSSRINDLLIHALNNLSQEEFKGFKDKLSHSGFEGKGNIPRGRLENADAIDTKNLLMAFYGGDAAVDVTIEVFNQINLREAAANLREERENALCPKQTPGRPDYRVKYREHIQNKYRVIKDLNSRLGESVTLNSRYTKLIIVKKHCHKKEREHEIMTLGWRHEEIMTKRASSITLHNLFKCYEDGQTPQIVVLLGAAGIGKTMTARKIMFDWAAGELYKEKFDYAFYINCREVNFGSEEGRIADLILKNCPNKNAPVEEILINPDKLLFIIDGFDELRFSLDQPEDNLCSDPCDKQPMEITLSSLVRKTVLLESYVIITTRPTALEKLRQCLECARYAEILGFSAAEREEYFHKFFGNEEQARKAFNFVKDNEMLFTMCFVPIACWIICTVLKQQMEAGEDLAQTSKTITGVYMLYLFSLLKGHSSNSKKHTPANLKGLCSLAADGIWRQKILFGEEEIKKHGLDISDSLFLNENMFQKDIDCECVYSFIHLSFQEFFAALFYVLEKEETTTVEDSETAMNNVKKLLENYGKSRNYLMLTVRFLFGLLNEERMEEMEKKLSCKISPKIKPDLLQWVKTKPKISSLSLESEELFLEPDEELSSFKRNAEMIYQLEEFHCLYEIQEESFVQSALNRFTELYLAEYNFTKMDQVALSFCLKNCCKLETLYLNLCTFGFEDPNEDSLRPPKQPRLERHQDEPTCSPIYLLCQALKDPNCKLKKLKLTNGNLTDACYRDLSSALSTKHTLTELDLSMNNLRDSGVRLLCEGLNHPTCKLQKLGLSNCHLTAVCGGDLSSLLSTKPTLTELDIGENNLGDSGVQLLCEGLKHPHSKLQKLRLMNCGLTAGSCGNLSSVLRAKPTLTELDLALNNLGEAGGMKLLCEGLKHPDCKLQKLRLMGCQLTAACCEDLSSVLSINQTLTELELRGNLLRDSGVQLLCEGLKHANCKLQKLGLKNFLLTDACCEDLAAVLSISDSLTELELGIDYLRDSGVQLLCEGLKHPNCKLQKLGLWGCDLTADCCGDLSSALSTSQYLTELELGYNELGDAGVQLLCEGVKHPNCKLQKLGLEHCSLTAACCGDLSSVLSMNQHLTELDIGRNKLGDPGVQLLCQGLKHLNCKLHKISLGYQSVTEETQAELDAVKDTKPDLVIEIW